The following coding sequences are from one Eulemur rufifrons isolate Redbay chromosome 13, OSU_ERuf_1, whole genome shotgun sequence window:
- the PYURF gene encoding protein preY, mitochondrial, translated as MLSGARGKLALALRGTRAPTSAAARRCLHASGSRPSADRSKKAEEPPRAFDPALLKFLVCPLSKKPLRYEASTNELINEELGIAYPIIDGIPNMIPQAARMTHQSKKQEETEQR; from the exons ATGCTGAGCGGAGCACGCGGCAAGCTCGCCTTAGCGCTGCGGGGGACACGCGCACCGACGTCCGCGGCCGCCCGTCGGTGCCTGCACGCGTCGGGGTCGCGGCCCTCGGCAGACCGGAGCAAGAAGGCGGAGGAGCCGCCCCGCGCCTTCGACCCGGCGCTGCTGAAGTTCCTGGTGTGCCCGCTCTCGAAGAAGCCGCTCAG atATGAAGCATCAACAAACGAATTGATTAATGAAGAGCTGGGAATAGCCTATCCAATCATTGATGGGATTCCTAACATGATACCACAGGCAGCTAGGATGACACATCAAAGTAAGAAGCAAGAAGAAACGGAGCAGCGATAg
- the PIGY gene encoding phosphatidylinositol N-acetylglucosaminyltransferase subunit Y, with amino-acid sequence MYLSLPTLTVLIPLVSLAGLFYSASVEENFPQGCTSTASLCFYSLLLPVTIPVYVFFHLWTWMGIKLFRHN; translated from the coding sequence ATGTATCTCTCTCTTCCTACATTGACTGTTCTTATTCCACTGGTCTCTCTAGCAGGACTGTTTTACTCAGCCTCTGTGGAAGAAAACTTCCCCCAGGGCTGCACTAGCACAGCCAGCCTTTGTTTTTACAGTCTGCTCCTGCCGGTAACCATACCAGTGTATGTGTTCTTCCACCTTTGGACTTGGATGGGTATTAAACTCTTCAGGCATAATTAA